The sequence TGCATTCTTATCATCATCAATGTCAAGATCCGGTGAAGAATTGGCGATAGCAAGAATCTGATCAATATCAATATATTGACTGGCCGCCTTTCCGATATCTTCAATCAGATGGCTCGTCTCAATTTCAGTAACCGGTGTCAGGCCAAGATGCCTTTCCGGCGTTTTAAGATGATCATCTCTGTGGAATGCACCGACAACCGGCATATTTATTTTTTCCATAACCTCCCTGACCATGGCCTCATGCCTGTCAGATCCCAGTTTGTTTAAAATAACACCGGCGATATTTGCTGTCTTGTCATATTCTCTGAATCCTAATGCTGTGGCAGCAATGCTGTACCCGACCGATTTGCAGTCCAGAACAAGAATGATCGGAGCCTTAAGTCTCTTTGCTATATCGGCAGTAGAACTTACTCCATTAGCTCCGCCATCATACAGTCCCATAACTCCTTCTATAATCGAGATATCAGCCCCGTCTGACAACTTCGTGAAGTTTTCCTGGAGATATTCTTCCGGAACCATCCAAGTGTCAAGATTATAGGAATCGCGGCCAGCTGCCTTCGAATGGAATCCCGGATCGATGTAATCCGGTCCTACCTTGAACGGCTGGACAAGAAGTCCTTTTTGACGAAGAGCCGCTAAAAGGCCTACTACAATCGTTGTTTTTCCGACACCGCTGTTAGTGCCTGCAATCACCAGCCTGGGACGGTTAAATGCTGTCATTAGTCCTCATCTCTCTTCGCAATAATTGTACTAAGATAATTAGGCTTATAATCAGCCGGCAGACTATCCAAGTCTCTCTGGATAATTTCATCAGGAAGTCCTGCACGGGAAACCATGACAGATCTCTTCATCATATGATGTTTCCTCAATTCTTCCTGTACATAAGCAAAATTCTTATATACCTTCATAATAACAGCGTTATCTGCGGCAGAAAGTGCTGCATCAAATTTTTCCGGTGAAGCGGTAGCGGGAATAATCAATACATTTTCTTCCCATTCCGTCACAGGCAGGTTGATATAAGAAGCGATTCCTAAAAATGCCGGAATTCCGGGAATTGTCTCAATGGAATATTCGTCGGAATCTCTGAATTCGTTAAAAATATACATGTACGTGCTGTACAGCATAGGATCCCCCAGAGTGAGGAATACCAAATTCTCCCCTTCATTCAGCTTTTGAGCAATGATTTTACGATTTTCTTTCCACTGGGCATTAACAGCTTCCATATCAGTGCTCATCTGGAATACCATCGGCAGGATTTCAACATTTTCCGGAATATATTTCTTGGCAATATTATATGCAACGGACCCATCTTTTTTCTCAGTCTTCGGTGTAATAATAATGTCCGCATTTTTAATAATTTCTACTGCTTTCACTGTAAGAAGATCCGGATCTCCTGGACCTACTCCGATTCCAAATAATTTTCCCTTTTTCATAGTATCTCCTCCTAAATAGTTTTAACTAAAATACTCTGATTTAAATTTTAACGCAAATTGAACGTTATAGGAACTCTGGATCTTGATTCAACCGGAATTCCATTTCTACGAGCTGGAACAAATCTCCAATTCTGGACGGATTGAACGGCAGCATTATCTAATGATGAATCCCCTGACGACTGCTCAACCCAGGTGGAAGAAACGCCACCATCAGCCTCTATTATAAACCCAACGACAGTCGTTCCGGTAATCCCGGCTTTTCTGGCGGAAGACGGATAGGCGGGCTCAACCTTAGACAAAATCTGAGGTCCCTCAGTAATACCATCTCCCGAGCCATCTCCGTTGCCACTTCCAGTACCCGAACCTGAACCATCACCAGAGCCCGTTCCATTTCCTGATCCCGAACCGGTGCCCGATCCCGAGCCTGTACCATTGCCATAGCCATTGCCAATGCCTGAACCGGAGCCCGCATTGCCGGAACCCTGTGCAGCATCATCTGTGGATGCCTCTTCTTCCGAGCCGGATTCTATATTTTCCGGATACACTTTATCATCTTCATAAGAAGCAGCTTTGCTGTCCTGTGCTGAATCAATATTCGATTCCCTGGACGGAGCCTGATTAACACTTACTTTATCTGTTCTAGAGCCAGGTGACCCGTGTCCTGAGCCTCCTGAAGAACCTGAGGTTGTATCCACAAGATCGACCTCTATAGGATGATTGTCCGGCGGAATTGGTATAAAAAAGTGCCCAATTGCCAGGAAAAACATTAACAGGAATCCGTGGAAAAGAATTGACTCAAAAACAGCCCTGGACCATTTATGGTTTATATTATGCATGAATTGACTCTTTTCATTTCACAATTAATTTGATTCTGTAGCAATACTGATCCTGTGAATACCCAGCGCTTTTAACTGGTCAAGAACAAAAACAAAATCTCCGTGCTGGGAATTCTTATCTGCTCTAAGCAGGACTTTGACATCATGATTCCTGCTTAATTCAATTTCCATCCTCCGCCGGAAAGATGATTTTGAAACAGCTTCCTTCTCTACGTAGATTGTCCCGTCTTCTGCGATACTGATAGGAAGTTCTTCTGTCGTTTCAATGACAGCTGTCGAAGCCTGCGGCAGATTTAGGCCTATCGATCTTTGGGTTACCATGCTAAGCATGCTCATCATGAAAAAGACCAGAAGGAAAAAGATAATATCAATCATCGGTATAATCATTATCTTCGGCTTTTTCTCATTATCAAATCGTTCAAGTTTCATTCTTACCCTCTCTTCACGAAGGACAGATACAGGGAATCCAGTGATTCAATTTGAGTAATGAATTCGCTGACTCTTTGAGAAAGATACGTATAAGCTAGAAGCGATAATATTGCCACGAACAGGCCTGTTCCAGTGCATACCAAAGCTTCTGCAACACCGCCAGTGATTGCAAAAGGCTGCCCCTGTGCCGTAGAAAGCACATTAAAGGATTCTATCATGCCTATTACTGTTCCCAGGAGCCCCATCAAGGGGGCGAGTGTGACAATGGTATCTAAATAATTCAAATATTTTTTTAACTCACCAACAGCCTTTGATGAAGCACCTTCTATCAATTCATTCTGATTAGCCTCCAGGTTTATGCATTTGATTCCATCTAGTAAGACCGCGGCCGGAATTCCACCATCCTTCTCCAGAGCATCTTCTAACTCATTAAACTTATCATTTGGCAGACATTCCCTAAGCAATTCTGCAATACCTTCTGTATTGGATCTGCACCTTTTATAATACTTATATCGTTCAATGAAAATAGCTACAACCGCAATGGATGCAATAATCAGCGGATACATCATGAATCCGCCTGCCCTAAATAAATGTAAAAAATCCATTTTTTCACCCGCTTCAAAATAATATAATTAATTACATATTAACGTTTTATTAAGATTACCATCTTATGCTGATCAAGTCAATCTTGTATCAGCATGCATGATTTAAGCAGTTAGAATTTTACCGTTTTACCACGCAAACAAAAAAACCGCGGGTACAATACCCGCGGCCTTCATTCCGGACTATTCCAAATCTGAAAAATAAGCAGCTTAATAACCATTTACCTGGCTGACTACACGGAAGTTTCCTACATCAAATGCTTTGCAGATTACATTGAAAAACGGACCTGTCAGCATTGTTCTGTAAATTTCCGACTTAGCAATCAGCATGAGATGACTGCCGTCGTAAGTTACTCTGATTAAGCCATTATTTATATATTTTTCGAAATCCTTCTCTGCCATTTCTTTTTTCAGCTTTTCAAGAGCTTCTCTCGTTTCACCTTCCTGATATTCAGGTCTTTCCATGACTGGCAGGAAGCGTACTTCGTAAATCTTATCATTATATCCCTTAGATTCAGCGGAGTATCTTTTGCCATTTTCCATTTCTTCCATTCTAATTCCTCCTCATAATAAACGTTACTACCCTAATATTATAGCATCGTACTTCTCTATATTCCAAGATAATCAATAATTAGATAAAGCCCCGTTCATTGAGACTCACGTAAATGCCATCTCCTATGATGACATGATCCAGTAATTCCATTTCCAATAATTCAGCCGCTTCCTTAAAGCGCCTCGTAACGTTAATATCCTCATCTGATGGTTCAGGTGAACCCGATGGATGATTATGAAGAATGATTAATCCGTGTGCCTTATATCGGATAGCCCACTTCATTGCTTCCTTAATATCGACAGATACCGCATCCAGGCTTCCCTGCGAAATTACTTTGTATCCCAGTAATTTATTTTTAACATTCAAAAATGAAACGATAAACTTCTCCTGTGTTTCATGACGAAGTTTCTCCATAAAATATCTGGAAACTTTCTGCGGTGAATTAAAATCAATAAGTTCAATCTTCTTATGACGATACGCCAGCCTCCGCCCGAGTTCTATTGCTGCACATATCGTTACTGCCTTGTCTTTTCCAATGCCATTAACTTCAATCAAGTCACGCCAATTAAGATCATCAAAGAAGTCGATACCATCCTGCTCTTTCGCTTCTAAAAAGTCTACCACTTCCTGAGCCACTTCCGTTACAGCTCTCCCCCGTGTTCCTGTGCGGATGAGAATTGACACCAAATCGACAAGACTTACATTCGTAGACTCTGCAAAACGTTCTCTTGGCCGGTCCTCCGGACGCATATCCTTGATCTTCATAAAAACACTCCATTTCGCTGCGCATGGCCGGTATACTTATACATGCTGTCTCCATACCTCAGAGCCATAAAAAACCAAATGAACTATTTAAATTCAGGGAACTAGAAAGGAACGATGTGAACCTTATTATAAAATCTTCTGTTTATAGTTTCTTGTATACATACAGTGATGCGAGAATGCTGAGCGCTGTAATCAGATTCAGCACAATCTTTATACCGAAATGAAGCTGCATAATAAACAGATTGAGCGATATATTTTCGATATTAAGAATTGTAAAAGACTGCGTCAGATACGGATACTGAGATAAATAAGCTCCCGTTGTCAGCACATGATTGACCGCTTCGCTCAGCAAAATTCCTGTGAATATACATAGTACCAGTGGCGCTCTTGCGCCAATCACTTTCATTCTTCTAAAACTCCTCTCCTAAAATGAATTCAATTAAAAGCTAGTTCCCATTGAAATCTTTCCTTCTACACGGTCTGCCAGGGCCTTCCCTGTTGCATCACCAGTTCTGTACTGATAAATCACTCTCCAAACAACACCCTGGTAAGTGAAAATATATTCTCTTACGCTTAGATCTGTAGTTCTGCTTTTATCGGTTTCAGCAAATGTAAAATTCAAAACCTTGGCTTTAGTATCGCCTAAAGAAACGGTTTTATTTTCCACTTTCAAACGGCTGACAGCCGGGTTGTTTTGTAAAATAGCCGGGGCTTCCTTCACCAGTTTTTCTTCATTTTCATCGCTGGAAACCTGATTGCCAGTAACTAAAATCTGCAAGTGTTCATTATGCCCCTCAGCGCTTACTTTCGCTTCACCGCGGCCGACAAGATCCACCTGTTTCCCTTCTGAAATAATTTCAAATGGCGTTGATAATGTAATTGTACTGTTTTCGCAATGAACCCTGTTCTTCCCAAAGATAAATTCATCATCAAGGCTCTCTGTCCCGCACCCGGCAAGGCTCAGACCTATAGCAGACAATAAAACAACCATCAGGACAGCAGATAATTTTGATTTTAGAAGTTTAACCATAATGACTCATCACTTTCCATATATTTTTATTTTTATGCAGATTTATCAGTTATGCCGTAAAACATCCTTGCATTTGATTTTATTCTGACATACTTTTAATATTATAACATATGTAAGCCTCGCTAAATGCGTAACTTAGAAGATTTTGAGAAACATATATGCATCGAATATATTCATTAACCTGCTATTTTTATATACCCCTGGTGCCTTGTATTTTGATGAGGAGTCATCATGAAAACAAATCCTGTAATTGGCATTACGGCTGAATGGAACCCTTTTCATTCAGGACACGCCTCCATGATTAAAGAAATCAGAAAGAGCTTCCCGGACGCTCGTATAATTTCAGCCATGAGCGGTTC is a genomic window of Veillonellaceae bacterium containing:
- the radC gene encoding DNA repair protein RadC, whose translation is MKIKDMRPEDRPRERFAESTNVSLVDLVSILIRTGTRGRAVTEVAQEVVDFLEAKEQDGIDFFDDLNWRDLIEVNGIGKDKAVTICAAIELGRRLAYRHKKIELIDFNSPQKVSRYFMEKLRHETQEKFIVSFLNVKNKLLGYKVISQGSLDAVSVDIKEAMKWAIRYKAHGLIILHNHPSGSPEPSDEDINVTRRFKEAAELLEMELLDHVIIGDGIYVSLNERGFI
- the cobI gene encoding precorrin-2 C(20)-methyltransferase, whose translation is MKKGKLFGIGVGPGDPDLLTVKAVEIIKNADIIITPKTEKKDGSVAYNIAKKYIPENVEILPMVFQMSTDMEAVNAQWKENRKIIAQKLNEGENLVFLTLGDPMLYSTYMYIFNEFRDSDEYSIETIPGIPAFLGIASYINLPVTEWEENVLIIPATASPEKFDAALSAADNAVIMKVYKNFAYVQEELRKHHMMKRSVMVSRAGLPDEIIQRDLDSLPADYKPNYLSTIIAKRDED
- a CDS encoding biopolymer transporter ExbD, producing the protein MKLERFDNEKKPKIMIIPMIDIIFFLLVFFMMSMLSMVTQRSIGLNLPQASTAVIETTEELPISIAEDGTIYVEKEAVSKSSFRRRMEIELSRNHDVKVLLRADKNSQHGDFVFVLDQLKALGIHRISIATESN
- a CDS encoding MotA/TolQ/ExbB proton channel family protein, whose translation is MDFLHLFRAGGFMMYPLIIASIAVVAIFIERYKYYKRCRSNTEGIAELLRECLPNDKFNELEDALEKDGGIPAAVLLDGIKCINLEANQNELIEGASSKAVGELKKYLNYLDTIVTLAPLMGLLGTVIGMIESFNVLSTAQGQPFAITGGVAEALVCTGTGLFVAILSLLAYTYLSQRVSEFITQIESLDSLYLSFVKRG
- a CDS encoding cobyrinate a,c-diamide synthase, with the translated sequence MTAFNRPRLVIAGTNSGVGKTTIVVGLLAALRQKGLLVQPFKVGPDYIDPGFHSKAAGRDSYNLDTWMVPEEYLQENFTKLSDGADISIIEGVMGLYDGGANGVSSTADIAKRLKAPIILVLDCKSVGYSIAATALGFREYDKTANIAGVILNKLGSDRHEAMVREVMEKINMPVVGAFHRDDHLKTPERHLGLTPVTEIETSHLIEDIGKAASQYIDIDQILAIANSSPDLDIDDDKNAEENHKIVKIGVARDAAFSFYYPSSLEKLESMGAELVDFSPLEDSSIPDVDGLIFGGGFPEMFLEKLQENENMKQSIREAAAKGMPIYAECGGLMYLCRQIVDFDGNAFNTTGIIPGVCKMGKNLQRVGYVTATALKDSIAARKGDQLRGHEFHFSMIVKEEDYPDAYELQGTRQSTPHLEGYSKDNVLASYLHISFEGNPKAADHFIKSCLSYKKSRL
- a CDS encoding DUF4321 domain-containing protein, with amino-acid sequence MKVIGARAPLVLCIFTGILLSEAVNHVLTTGAYLSQYPYLTQSFTILNIENISLNLFIMQLHFGIKIVLNLITALSILASLYVYKKL
- a CDS encoding energy transducer TonB, encoding MHNINHKWSRAVFESILFHGFLLMFFLAIGHFFIPIPPDNHPIEVDLVDTTSGSSGGSGHGSPGSRTDKVSVNQAPSRESNIDSAQDSKAASYEDDKVYPENIESGSEEEASTDDAAQGSGNAGSGSGIGNGYGNGTGSGSGTGSGSGNGTGSGDGSGSGTGSGNGDGSGDGITEGPQILSKVEPAYPSSARKAGITGTTVVGFIIEADGGVSSTWVEQSSGDSSLDNAAVQSVQNWRFVPARRNGIPVESRSRVPITFNLR